tctcatatgcatatattgtatttcataccatctattgcatcttgcctatgccgcttagtcattgctcatccatatacttatatgtatatattcttattccattcctttacttagatttctttgtattaggtagttgttgtggaattgttagatttcttgttagatattgctgcactgtcggaactaaaagcatgaacatttcgctacactcgcaataacatctgctaaccaggtgtatATGACCCCAAAAAGTACAGTgcatttgtcacaccctgatctgtttcacctgtcttatgcttgtctccacccccctccaggctTCGGCctttttccccattatcccctgtgcatttatacctgtgttttctgtttttcTTGTTGCCAGTTCTTCTTGTCTCGTCAAGGCTATCAGTGTTTTTTCCCGTACTCCTGTTTTTCCCTCTtgtccctgttttctagttttcccggttttgaccattcttcctgccctgaccctgagcctgcctgccgttctgtaccttgttatACTACCTTAGATTACTGACCATTcttcctgccctgaccctgagcctgcctgccgttctgtaccttttggactccaGCTGGAATACTGACCtgtgcctgccccctgtttttgtaataaacATTTGTTACTTCGAACTGTCAGCATCTGATTCTTATCCTGAGGTCTGATAGCATTTAGGTTAAAAACCTAAGGCCACCCTCTTGACAGTGAAGAGAAAACATTTATGttttaaagtacatttcctgcaattgtacacattatgtcatggggcgtagagaaaatgttgcagttttaaagcaagtttgctgtAATACTACACATTTTCATGGTGCGGAGAGAAGATTTAGCAATTTTCTAATTCATTTCATGCAACAACAAAACAATGTTAATCAGTGGGGTGTAGAGAAAAATATGCAGTTTTAGAGTaaatttcctgaaattctacacattttgccatcggGCGGAGAGAAGATTTTGCAACGTATAACTAATTTCATGCATTTCTATAATCTTTTCCGTGGGGTggagagaaaaatgtgcagttttacagctaatttcctacaattctaaaatgttttgccatagggtggacacaatgtttgcagtttttaatgtGATATCTATGATCAATGGCGCCACCCCCCCAGTCGGTTATTCGACCATAAAAAAAAacgaaaaactgctgatgcacaaccacgtTTTTAAATCAATGAGAGATGAACCCCTGCTGTCGATTAGGTTATTTGAAGAGAAAATGATTTAGAAGATCACAGAGCCAACTTGCTCAAAACAAGTTTTAGGCAAATTAACTCTGGGTTGAGTTATGTGCAGGTTTTTGTTCTATCCAGAATCAGTGTCTGGACACAGTGGCCCTCAAGGACCAGAGATGACCCTTGAATATATCCCAGGCTTATTTCAATACTTTGCCTGATAGCACAGATAGGCTATCTGAAAACTCTTGTACTAGAAAACTTTGTTGTTTGTGTGAATGACATCACATGCCATGTAGCCTATCTGTCATTAATGTGCTTTATTACCTCTTCAAACAGTTCcagactgtatgtgttgtcatcATCTGCGAAGAATACTACCCCCACATCCTTCCGAGAGCGATGTGACCGTAGCCACGATAGAGCCGTGTTCCTCTGCTCAGTAGCACGAGGCATCCCGGTCCGTTTGAACCGGCGGGGCGTAAAGATGTTCAAGTGTGTGTATGGCATCCCGGAGTGGGAGAGAAAGCGCGCCACCAGCTCTGTGCGCACGCTCGAGTCCTCCACTACGATCCAGTGGAAGCGAGGAACCTGGCAGAAGGTGTTAGCGAGCCGGGTAAGTTCAGCTTTCTGGACTGGCCGGTTGTAGGTCGGAGTGATGGCGTAGATTACTGGGAGAGCGGAGCGATTGGCACGAGGAAGTCTGGTTCTGTCATGCCGCTGTGCGCCCCCGGCGCGGCCCAGGACTGGACTTCGCACGGGTGTCCTCTTGGTGTCAATATCGATcatgatgatgacgatgaggaCCCAGGGCAGGAGAATGAAGAAGCGGCTGTAGAAGAGCGATTTCATTTTGCCGAAGTTAGGTGATAAACGAGCGGTGCACTCACTCTATCTCACTCACTCCATCACATCCAAGCATCCCACCACGATCATGCAACAACAATTTGCACTCTCCAAAGCTATTTTAAGAGACCACGTAAAACCCATTTTTAGAAATTAAAAGACTTTGTTTATCtccaataaacaaataaatatcaAAATTCATCCCGTTTAGGGTTATGAAAACATAGTCACGTCCGCGTCCCGTAGGGACTGTTTGCTGATGAGTCTCTTCCCAGATGAACGTGGAGAAGTGCCTCACATCCCTCGAACGAGAGCGACGAAACGAACCCctcaaaaaacaacatttaatcCCAAACGCAGTCTTCACATGCCTTCAACCCACAACCTTTTCGATAAACCAGAAATAGCTTTTCGCAGATATCCACCGGCCGCTACTCCCGTAGTGTCTGGGAGAAAGGGACATCATTCCCGGGATGAATGCTGCTTAACTCGGTGTCTGATGGGCAGTGCGGGAGCgtcagtgcagagagaggagagacacccaTGAGAGGGGACGGGAAAGATTGGaatggacagggagagaaagagaggaggaggggagagagaaagggagactttgTTATGCTGCTAGAGAAGCACGTCAGTGTCCGCTGAGGATGGAGATAAACtcaccctacagacagacagagagagagagagatagaaagagaaagagagaagcaccATCTTTTGATAAAATGTTTGCTTTCGTTCTAAATGATAATCGGAACTTTGATTTGCACTGCAAGTTGTCCACACCAGACCAATTGAGCTGGCAGAATTCAATGAATAGAAATAAAGACATCTCTCTGGAAGCTAGGGAAATCAATAGCCTACAGCATGACATTCATTTAGACTCGGTCTCGTTGCCACCCACTATCGTAAATAATCTTGAAATAAACACTAATTACTTATGTGAACAAGTGTGTATTATATTAGTTGCAGGAAATAGGCTTTCAGTTTGATGCTGGTCATCCTTACATGGTTTTGGACACCTGTCACCAGCTATTTTGATATTCAGGAGATTTTTCCCATATCTGGTACCCTATTTGTTCAGATGCAATTAATTGCTTGTGCTTGGAAAATATTGAAAACAAAGATGGTTATTTCTTCTCCTATCGTGATAAGGAACACTGATATGGATCCTAATCTCGTATATAGCCTAACAGTCTAAATTGGACTGTAGCTTCTGTTATGCCAGACTCTGGTATTTTATTAATAGAGCAGAAAAATAGAGCCTGATTTGCAATTCATTATTGTCAATTGGTTTAAAAGATTACATCTATACCAGTACATAAATATTGAGTGCATTTTTCAATGTCAGCATGTGAAATCTCTTCTTTGAGTTATGACCAGTCAATTACTCATTCCCCACATCtagccccaccctcctctcccccgcATAGGCTCTGTGCCATCAGCATGTACCTGTCATTCAACTGTCAGACTGCCTTGTCCGTGCCCCAGTTCCATCAGATACTCCATTCTTATTGGGTATTGACATGTGACAGTGCTCTCTGCTATTGGGAATTACATGACGAGGGGTTCTATGAGAAATGGATGCCTCACTATCAGTTCTGATGGTGGAAATCAGAgctttgttctgttctgttgctTCTTCGCCCAGGGGATTGGCTATTATCTGACATCATGTCAAATGTCACAGGAGTTGGTCTGAGTTAGAGAGACAAGGGAGCATGAAACAGAGTGATGTGTTTGCTAGAGGCAACAATTAAGTGTATAGCCTATCTGTCTGGAGAGGCCTCAGTAATAgacaacacgcacgcacacacacaaaagaagGTAGCATCACACTGGCAGGAGAACAATAGTGCACAGAtaaagagtgtgtgtttgtgtgagagagagagagagagagagagagagagagagagagagagacagacagacagacagacagacagacagacagacagacagacagacagacagacagacagacagacagacagacagacagacagacagacagacagacagacagagagacagacagagagagagagagagagagagagagagagacagacagacagacagacagacagacagacagacagacagacagacagacagacagacagacagacagacagacagagataacccTGGGTCCAATCTACTCTTTGTCATCCTGGTAATACAGcatagagagtgaaagagaaagaaagacagggagagaaaacgATGGCGGGGGAAGGAGGTGGATGTTTACTGATGGAGAGGAATATTCAGTTAGCTCCCAGACCAACTGAAGACTCCTACCATCCAAAGACAACAAACAAGTCTTCCATCGTATATGCATAAATCACTATGGAACACGAGAATTTAGAGTACAATTCAATTTAGAGACAATTCAGATCCTCTCATCAAATGGAAAGTCTACAAGGCATTTGTCAATGCCATTAGCATAGAAACGACTTTCCGTCCTCCCTATTGTGTAAATTGGAGACAAGCTAATACATTTCCCTCCAGCATAACTCAATTGGCAAAGGTTGTTAGTTGTTTGATGGGGAAGAGGATGGAGATGCTATTGAATTTACTCCCAGCCCCAAAATCGATCCCGGGCAAATGTATTTATTGGAATTTCGCAATTAATTATTTGTTTTACACCCAATTTCATCCTCCTAAGAGGTGATGGAGGTTTCTGTTTATGTACTTCATCCCTccatatactgtaatgtaaagtGGTGTGCTGTATAGAGGCAATTCTAGGTCTCATCCATTGGCTTGATACCAGCatctacatcccaaatggaatGTACCAATAAAGGTAAAACTAGAGAGGAGTAAGGGAGTCTGTGTTGTCAGCATGTCGACCACAGCTATCCACACGATTTTCCCTAGAGCTTATTCCCCTTCCCCTTGTCAGCAACAAGACAcgtgcacgcatgcacacacacacacactcactcactcactcacgcacgcacgcacgcacgcacgcacgcacgcacgcacgcacgcacgcacgcacgcacgcacgcacacacacacacacacacacacacacacacacacacacacacacacacacacacacacacacacacacacacggtgtcaATTAAGACTCATAATCCCATTAAATTACCCATCTACCACTATAAAGGAATTGATTCCTAGGATGCTCATTGGTAGAATGTCTATCAAGCACCTTTTAAAATGTACTTATCTAAGCATTTACACCCACCCACACTACGTAATGGATGAAATTCAAGCCTACCTGTTATTCAATAGAATCTGACACAGTCCTATATCACTTACAGGCTTTGTCAGTTTGAAAAACACATTTACTAACAGCGTCACATAATGACTTTGACTGCAGTACCAGAGTGAGTGTGTTGTTTGTGAGGAAATGAAAACACTTACAGCATAGCGACCAAACAAGCTGGTGTTAGGCTAACCTTGAGTCTCTGGCAATATCTTTCCTGATTTACATAACAGAAGAGAGCTTCTCTCTGAACGCAGTCTGCTGTAAAGTAGTTTTTCTGCTTTGcattgtgagagagagcgagagagacagatcgtgagagagaagagacagatagagagagagcaatcaGAGCAGTCAGAGCATGCTGATGCTATCTCTGGCTCCAAACTTTTATGTTAGAGAGAGgctgagaaagtgtgtgtgtggtttaagAATTCTAATGACATCCAACAGAGGTGCCATACGGAACTTCATTCCTCTGTATAAGTAATGAAGGACTGTGATTGAGACGGGCAATTCAATAGACTGCCTTGTCCTGTGAAGGACCCACTGATGTGTGTGAAATGAATGCATCAAGAAGGCAGAACTCAGGGCTTTAGTCTGATGTGGTTGGTGACCGCTCCACATGCTGTAACAGTGTAATCCGTTATTGTGACACTTAGTCGGTAACCATGCAGACGAGTGACAGGGTGAGCGATTGGAAGCCTCACCCACTTCTACACAACACAGACGACAGGGAGATACATCCTGTGTCTGGAGTGACATCAAAATGTGTCCCCCCTATAGAGCACATAATGGAACTTGGGAGCCTATAGAGATCAAACTGCCTGGATGGCTGAGGGATGGGACTCCATTTGGCTTAATTTCTATGCAGCAGGTGTGTCTTGTGTCTGCTATACTTTCCTATCCCATCCTTTTCTCCACCCCTCCCAACTGCTTCCCGCACTCTATCCGTGGTGCTGATgaacagctcctcctcctccaacggGAGGAAAGCTGCACCCCccaatcactcacacacacacacacacacacatacacacaaggaCACATACACACCCTCTCAGTAGAGTGGTTCCTTGAAGCTAGCCGAGGTAATTAACATGTTGTTAATGCTAATGTCTACACCTACAGGCTCCTCTCACCTCAATCCAGAAGCACATGTGTAACAGCTCCCATcaccacacacatgcatgcattgACACATACAcaggtgcatacacacacacacacacacacacacacacacacacacacacacacacacacagcaagtgtGGTCCATTCCCCATCAATCTATTTGAAATTAGTCTGCTGTGTAATATCAGCTAGGTTAAGTGTGCTCCAAGCTGAGATAATGATACTGAGAAAAATAGTCAGCTCAGTATCTATGGTCTCTCTACATTATGTGACTATGTGTGTTTTTGCAGATATTGTATTATGAGAAAGTATATTTTCTTCACCCTGTTTTTGGTTTCATTTGACTAATGGCATGTCATCCTTTTAATTCCCACCAATCCTCCCCTGGCTTCCATGGCCACTCTGATAAGGGCTCATCTGTAAGCGCTGCCACACTCTACgttgtctctatctctctttctctctgtcgattcaatttcaatttaaggggctttattggtatggtaaacatatgtttacattgtcaaagcaagtgaaagagataataaacaaaagtaaaataaacaataaaaaattaacacCAGTTAAGGCtaggcagaatactgccccctttggatgaattgcgtgcccatagtaaactgaaaaagaatctgtccaaaattgctaatatatgcatataataattattattggatagaaaacactctaaagcttctaaaaccgtctgaattatgtctgtaagtatagtagaactcacagggcaggcaatctcccaaacGATTTTTGGAGTACTGAAAGTTGggacaactttgacgtcatcgcccccacccttcccaaccagctatggatctggagacactttctatgtcttccactagatgtcctcattcagtacagcatttaattgtgcaaatcccgCGAGGTTTGACCCTTTGCGAGGCGAAAGAGTGGATGTCGCGAGAAAATACATGGGGGCAAGAGCGCGCATTTGGAACAGATATTCCTTTGTTCCAGCTTGCCTCAGAAGAAGCACGATTGTCCAGTAGAATTGAGAATTGTTTTGTACGTTTAAAACATCCTacagcttgattctgcacttggtttgaccagtttagtcgacatataatatgtaattttgaagttttgatgcgcaacttTTCGGGACCAGAAGTAATTTTGGGTGCATTTCAGCTAAAACTGCTAGCAGACGCTACTATAAGGGACACACGAAGTGAAACAAAACGAtatattgggtaagtatgactccttccactacattctgatcgaagaccatcaaaggtaagggaatatttatgttgtaattttgtatttctgttgactccaacatagcagagaaatattgcttacgtctgagcgccgtctcaggttATTGTATAGTCAACTAAGTCTGTAACGTTAAAATTAAATGTAACACAGCTgttgcattaagaagcagtgtatctttctaattatatgtagaacatgtatatttagtcaaagtttatgatgtttatttctgttatctggcggaggtatctataatttctccggacattttgtgcattttctgaacatggtgtcaatgtaaacggagatttatggatataaatggtatattattgaaaaaaacataaatgtactgtgtaagatatcctattactgtcatctgatgaagattttcaaaaggttagtgaattatttttcttttaatcctgcgtttgtgattgcatcttttgttcgacaaaatggctgtatatcgtctgtgtctttgtggtggtttgatataaatatgtgccatgttttcgccgtaaaacattttagaaatctgacacgctgggtagatgaacaaggtgtttatctttcatttgagctattggacttgttaatgtgtggaggttaaatatttctaagaatatttttgcattctgtgcgccaCTGTTTCAGTTGAGCGGGGGGTGGTACCCCTTGGGGAACCTGTACCGTTAACACGTTTTAACAGTGAGCAATACACtcacaaaataataaagacatttcaaatgtcatattatgtctttatacagtgttgtaatgatgtgccaCTAGATAAAGTACAACAGGTAaactaaataaacataaatataggttgtatttacaatgttcttcactggtttctctctctctctctctctctctctctctgtctctctgtctcaaacATTATTATATCCACCCTTCTACCAAGGAAATGTCTCCCCTGGCAAATGATCCAAAATGTCAACCAAAAAAATCCCCATGGACTGCTCGTCACTAACAAATGTCAGCACCTCTCACCAGCACATCCTGACATGTGAGCACTTGTACGACCATGTACACCTGGACCATGAGGGAGTCTTTGCCAAGAACCTGAAGGATGCCACATTAGACATCTCCGGCTCCTACCAACATGTCAGAGCCCAGCAGTgctagacccagaccagctcagCCCGGCAGTGCCAGAACCAACCAGGCTCAGCCCAGCGGTGCTAGACCCAGATCAGTTCAGCACAGAGGTGCCAGAACCAACCCAGCTCAGCCAAGTGGTACCAGGACCAACCCATCTCAGCCCAGCGGTGCTGGAACCAGCCCGGCTCAACCTAGCGGTGCTGGTCACAGCTCAGCTCAGCCCAACAGAACCATTCACAGCACTGGACTGTACTCTAGGGGTAGGGCAAATAGTGGCCAACAGGAGGGTACCCCGGCCCAGACCATACCTCAGCTTCACTGCCAGCCCACATATGCAGAGTTAGCCTCTGGTAAGAGACATATAGACCCTTCAGCCAACGGAGAGACAACCATACCCGGCCCGCATCAGCACAGCTCAAtcagacccggcccatcacagcaCAGCTCAACCAGACTTGGCCCACCTCAGCACCGCTCTACCAGACCCGGCCAGCGTCAGCATAGCTCAACCAGACCTGGTCCATTACAGCACATCTCTACCAGAACAGGCCTGCCTCAGCACAGCTCTaccagacccggcccatcacagaaCAGCTTTACCGTTTGGACCTCCACTCTGGACATTCGATctaatcccagaggccgacccaaaacaatgtCGTTGCAATAGGAGAGTCTGACCTCCTGGTCAGACTTAGCAGGcgagcacaccacccaccgcttccgagcatATTAGACGCCAATGTTcggtctcttgacaacaaggtggACGAAATTAGGGTATGAGTTTTGTTCgtcctctcgtgtacttttgtattttttcgtcttttttgtatatttttctattttattttcaatctcttctcTATTTTAGTtcaattataccttccggtaacctgcctcacccaatgtgataggGAACCgctattattataattttttttgacctTATAGCAAGAACCACCTAGCCATCAGAAGCTacccagctaattagctacaagctatttagtcattgttagccactgctagcggcctttacctaCTGCACAGGTACCAGCCCTTTTTGAATTTTttatttaaattgtatttttttagcctggataatacttgcCAGCCTACCAGTAACGGACTGTCTCTCCactacaacgccggattcctgatGTAATCCCTAGACCATTActcctgatcttcacagctagcgaACACCCACCAAGttacccagtaccgaagctatccctgaggcccacctcccggcctactcagttgTTCACCCGGACTCCACCCAAACACGGCTAGAACACACTACTCCACAGGATCCTTGCCGTATGCTCTGGACCTTGGCAACagatcaccgctgctaccgagtggctatagtggctaacgcccctgccccgaagctagcaccagttagccgtgagccaggcacatctcccgGGCTAGAAAActaaattactacaactacaattcCTCTTTCGCAATCTGGCTTGGATCCTTAGTCGACACGGCGGCCtgccgcaccaccacgactggtctaccgacgaatactccatccgctgtgccttcaaccggcctccgtcggaCGTCGGAGCAGACGCTTCTACCAGTcccgggctactaactttaaacgccgtGTTGCCCGCGtgctggaccctatgatcacttggctacatagctgatgcctgctggactgtccattaatcacggtactccattctttTTATGTTtgtgtttatctgtcggccccagccgcgaactcaggccctgtgtgtagttaaccgaccctctctgcccattcatcgccattttacctgttgttgttttagctgattagctgttgttgtctcaccctttgttgtcttagctagctctccaaatcaacacctgtgattactttgtgcctcgctgtatgtctctctcatatgtcACTATGCCTTAcatactgttgtttaggttagttatcattgttttagtttacaatggagcccctagttccactcatgatacctctgatacctcctttgtcccaccccccacacatgtggtgacctcacccattataaccagcttatccagagatacaacctctcttatcatcactcagtgcctgggcttacctccgctgtacccgcaccccaccatacccctgtctgcacattatgccctgaatctattcaaCCACAGCCAGAAATCTTTGTCCCCAACACTCCAGGCGACCAGTTTAGATAGCCTTTCGCCGTACCCTCATCATACTCCTCCtttgttcctcgggtgatgtggaggtaaacccagaccctgcgtgtccccaggcaccctcatttgttgacttctgtgatcgaaaaagccttggtttcatgcatgttaacatcagaagcctcctccctacgtttattttactcactgctttagcacactccgccaaccctgatgtccttgccgtgtctgaatcctggcttaggaaggccaccaacaattctgagatttccatacccaactacaacattttccatcaagatagaactgccaaaggaggcggagttgcaatctactgcagagatagtctgCACAGTTATGTCAcactttccaggtctatacccaaacagtttgaacttctaattttaaaaatgaacctctccagaaataagtctctcactgttgccacctgctatcgacccccctccgctcccagctgtgtcgtggacaccatttgtgattttttttcgccccccatctagcttcagagtttgttctgttaggtgacctaaactgggatatgcttaacaccccggcagtcctacaatctaagctagatgccctcaatctcacacaaatcatcaaggaacccaccaggtactaCCCTAAATCGTTCAACATGGGCAtcctcatagacattatcctgaccaacttgccctccaaatacacctccgctgttttcaatcaggatctcagcgatcactgcctcattgcctgtatccgctatgggtccgcggtcaaatgactacccctcatcactgtcaaacgctccctaaaacacttctgtgagcaggcctttctaaacgACCTgttccgggtatcctggaagaatATTGACCTCATCACGTCAGtcaaggatgcctggtcattttttaaaagtaatttcctcaccatcttagataagcatgccccgttcaaaaaatgcagaactaagaacagatttagcccttggttcactccagacctgactgcccttgaccaacacaaaaacatcctgtggtggactgcaatagcatcgaatagtccccgcgatatgcaactgttcagggaagtcagaaaccaatacacgcagtcagtcaggaaagcaaaggcttgTCAGGAAAGCAAAAGCAGAAATTTGCAACCTATAGCTCTAACTCgcaaaggttttgggacactgtaaagtccaaggagaacaagagcacctcctcccagattcccactgcactgaggtaacacggtcaccactgataaatccatgataatcgaacatttcaataagcatttcccaacggctggccatgccttcctcttGGCTACTCCCCACCCCAGCCAacagttcaccaactactttgcagacagagttcagtgtgtcaaatcggagggcatgttgtccagacctctggcactCTCtatggggtaccacagggttcaattatcgggcagactcttttctctgtatatttcaatgatgtcgctcttgctgcgggagattccctgatccacctctaggcagacgacaccattctgtatacttctggcccttccttggacactgtgctatctaacctctaAATGAgcatcaatgccatacaacaagccttccgtggccttcaactcctcttaaacgctagtaaaacctaatgcatgcttttcaactgttcgctgcccgcacccgcccgcccgactagcgtcatcaccctggacggttctgacctagaatatgtggacaactataaatacctaggtgtctggctagactgtaaactctccttccagactcatattaaacatcttcaatccaaaatcaaatctagaatcggctttctatttcgcaacaaagcctccttcactcacaccgccaatcttaccctagtaaaactgactatcctaccaatcctcgacttcggcgatgtaatctacaaaatagcttccaatacactactcagcaaactggatgcagtcc
The Oncorhynchus nerka isolate Pitt River linkage group LG28, Oner_Uvic_2.0, whole genome shotgun sequence genome window above contains:
- the LOC115113229 gene encoding galactosylgalactosylxylosylprotein 3-beta-glucuronosyltransferase 2-like; the protein is MKSLFYSRFFILLPWVLIVIIMIDIDTKRTPVRSPVLGRAGGAQRHDRTRLPRANRSALPVIYAITPTYNRPVQKAELTRLANTFCQVPRFHWIVVEDSSVRTELVARFLSHSGMPYTHLNIFTPRRFKRTGMPRATEQRNTALSWLRSHRSRKDVGVVFFADDDNTYSLELFEEMRSTRGVSVWPVGLVSGRRYERPIVEKGKVVGWYTGWRPDRPFAIDMAGFAVNLQVVLGSPRALFKRRGSQPGMQESDFLKQITKVGDLEPKANNCTRVLVWHTRTEKVNLGNEPKHRQDSMVIEV